From the Acinetobacter wanghuae genome, one window contains:
- a CDS encoding type II secretion system F family protein, with translation MAVAKKGQMMPTFVYEGVDRKGVKLKGELPARNMALAKVTLRKQGISIKTIREKRKNILEGLMKKKVSTLDITVFTRQLATMMKAGVPLVQGFEIVAEGLENPSMREVVLGIKGEVEGGNTFAGALRKYPQYFDKLFCSLVESGEQSGSLETMLDRVAIYKEKSELLKQKIKKAMKYPAAVVVVAIVVTIILMVKVVPVFEELFTSFGADLPAFTKMVVNMSQWTQKYWFLLIIFIALVITAFLEAKKRSKKFRDFLDKAALKAPIFGDLVYKAIIARYSRTLATTFAAGVPLIDALESTAGATNNCVYEDAVMKIREDVATGQQLQFAMRVTNKFPSMAIQMVAIGEESGALDSMLDKVATHYENEVDNAVDGLTSMMEPLIMAVLGVLVGGLVIAMYLPIFQMGSVV, from the coding sequence ATGGCAGTAGCGAAAAAAGGTCAAATGATGCCGACCTTCGTTTATGAAGGGGTTGATCGTAAAGGGGTAAAACTCAAAGGTGAATTGCCTGCACGTAATATGGCATTGGCAAAAGTCACCTTACGTAAACAGGGTATTAGCATTAAAACCATTCGAGAAAAACGCAAAAATATTCTTGAAGGTTTAATGAAAAAGAAGGTCTCTACCTTAGATATTACTGTCTTTACTCGTCAGTTAGCGACCATGATGAAAGCCGGTGTACCCTTAGTGCAAGGCTTTGAAATTGTAGCTGAAGGCTTAGAAAACCCCTCTATGCGTGAAGTAGTTTTGGGCATTAAAGGTGAAGTGGAAGGTGGTAATACTTTCGCTGGTGCACTGCGTAAATATCCTCAGTACTTTGATAAGCTTTTTTGTTCTTTGGTGGAATCAGGTGAGCAGTCAGGCTCACTCGAAACCATGTTAGATCGTGTTGCTATTTATAAAGAAAAGAGCGAGCTATTAAAGCAAAAGATTAAAAAAGCCATGAAATACCCCGCGGCTGTTGTGGTCGTAGCTATCGTGGTGACGATTATCCTCATGGTGAAAGTGGTTCCCGTATTTGAAGAACTCTTTACATCATTTGGTGCCGACCTACCCGCATTTACCAAAATGGTCGTCAACATGTCACAGTGGACACAAAAATATTGGTTCCTACTGATTATCTTTATTGCGCTTGTCATTACTGCCTTTTTGGAAGCAAAAAAACGTAGTAAAAAATTCCGTGACTTCTTAGATAAAGCTGCACTTAAAGCACCTATTTTTGGTGATTTGGTCTATAAAGCGATTATTGCGCGTTATAGCCGTACTTTAGCCACCACATTTGCTGCCGGTGTACCGTTAATTGATGCCCTTGAATCGACTGCTGGTGCAACCAATAACTGTGTTTACGAAGATGCGGTGATGAAAATTCGTGAAGATGTAGCAACCGGTCAACAGTTGCAATTTGCCATGCGTGTGACCAATAAATTCCCCTCAATGGCCATTCAAATGGTCGCGATTGGTGAAGAATCAGGTGCACTTGACTCTATGCTTGATAAAGTTGCAACCCATTATGAAAATGAAGTCGATAATGCGGTTGATGGTCTCACCTCGATGATGGAACCTCTTATTATGGCGGTGCTTGGTGTCCTTGTCGGTGGCTTAGTGATTGCAATGTATCTACCAATCTTCCAAATGGGCTCTGTGGTTTAA
- the rlmB gene encoding 23S rRNA (guanosine(2251)-2'-O)-methyltransferase RlmB, with translation MAKPEYFYGVHSVESLLEIEPERVLTLFTLKGRDDQRLKRVLELAEPFGISVQQASRDKLEKLAGQPFHQGVVAAVRANPILNEKDLEELLTANPQALLLALDHITDPHNLGACIRTAAAMGVEAVIAPRDRSATLTPTARKVAAGGAEKVKFIQVTNLARTLGQMKDDFNVRVVGTMLDEKALPIHQFDFTGTGVCVVMGAEDTGLRPITQSQCDQTVYIPMSGNLQSLNVSVATGMALYEVCRQRIV, from the coding sequence ATGGCAAAACCTGAATATTTTTATGGCGTACATTCAGTGGAGTCATTGTTAGAGATTGAGCCTGAACGTGTCTTGACATTATTCACTCTCAAAGGACGCGATGATCAGCGCTTAAAACGCGTATTAGAATTGGCTGAACCGTTTGGTATTAGTGTGCAACAAGCCAGCCGCGATAAATTGGAAAAATTGGCAGGTCAGCCGTTTCACCAAGGTGTGGTCGCTGCTGTACGTGCCAATCCAATTTTAAATGAAAAAGATCTTGAAGAATTGCTCACTGCAAATCCTCAAGCTTTATTGTTGGCACTTGATCATATTACCGATCCGCATAATTTAGGCGCATGTATTCGTACTGCGGCTGCAATGGGCGTTGAAGCTGTTATTGCACCGCGTGATCGTTCTGCGACTTTAACCCCAACAGCACGTAAAGTCGCTGCGGGTGGCGCTGAAAAAGTGAAGTTTATTCAAGTCACGAATTTGGCACGTACACTCGGTCAAATGAAAGATGATTTTAATGTGCGTGTGGTGGGTACCATGCTCGATGAAAAAGCATTGCCGATTCATCAGTTTGATTTCACCGGTACAGGCGTTTGTGTCGTGATGGGTGCCGAAGATACAGGTTTGCGTCCAATTACCCAGTCACAATGCGATCAAACCGTTTATATTCCGATGTCAGGTAATTTACAAAGCCTAAACGTGAGTGTGGCGACAGGTATGGCACTTTACGAAGTGTGCCGCCAACGCATTGTTTAA
- a CDS encoding DMT family transporter — translation MSPRIQGYAFVLITMCIWGGFTLTARLNALWNISAWDIVALRFALAFTILMPILIYQKKAAFLLKKEPLILAMIGGVIYCLFAYSAFHYAPTAHAAIFLNGCIPICTAIMAYLLMGQAFDKHTWASLAIMIVVLCLMSVLMYRETGVAFGIGDLLFFISAILWAIFTVLLRKYQLSAWQAMCSVAIWSAVVYIPVYLLFLPKHLSVPDPVHLLSQTLFHGIFVVIIATLTYVEAIKRLGAFKAGSVTNLAPFIAAILAVPLLGESLSIAMICGLVGMAFGALQPWRWIGRKDSLEAQLAAQKKQSK, via the coding sequence ATGTCACCCCGAATACAAGGTTATGCCTTTGTTTTAATTACCATGTGTATTTGGGGTGGTTTTACCTTAACTGCACGTCTTAATGCACTATGGAACATCAGTGCATGGGATATCGTCGCATTACGTTTTGCCTTGGCATTTACGATCTTGATGCCAATCTTAATCTATCAAAAGAAAGCTGCTTTTTTACTGAAGAAAGAACCGCTTATTCTCGCTATGATTGGTGGCGTGATTTATTGCCTGTTTGCTTATAGTGCATTTCACTATGCACCCACAGCACATGCTGCCATTTTTTTGAATGGATGTATCCCGATTTGTACCGCAATCATGGCTTATCTTTTGATGGGACAAGCCTTTGATAAACATACTTGGGCAAGCCTTGCGATTATGATTGTCGTGCTGTGTTTGATGAGTGTGTTGATGTATCGGGAAACGGGCGTAGCGTTTGGTATTGGCGACCTACTGTTTTTTATCAGCGCTATTTTGTGGGCAATTTTCACCGTCTTACTGCGTAAATATCAACTGTCGGCATGGCAAGCGATGTGTAGTGTCGCGATTTGGTCTGCTGTGGTTTATATCCCGGTTTATCTGTTGTTTTTACCCAAACACTTGTCAGTGCCAGACCCTGTTCATCTTTTATCACAAACCTTATTTCACGGTATCTTTGTGGTGATCATTGCAACGCTTACCTATGTCGAAGCGATTAAACGTCTTGGTGCATTTAAAGCGGGCAGTGTGACGAACTTAGCGCCTTTTATTGCCGCGATTTTGGCAGTACCACTTTTAGGTGAGTCATTAAGTATTGCAATGATTTGTGGCTTGGTCGGTATGGCGTTTGGGGCATTACAGCCTTGGCGCTGGATTGGTCGGAAAGATAGCTTAGAAGCGCAGCTTGCAGCACAAAAAAAGCAGTCTAAATAA
- the pilB gene encoding type IV-A pilus assembly ATPase PilB, with product MTALQGSIRFTGFIRRIVDEGLLSAEHMQAALINSKRDKVDIVPYLIEHHKISAAIIAEKISTEFGEPLFDISAYDPAQILRDEIDEKLITKHRMLPIFKNSSILYIATSNPTNVEAVDAVRFATKLNIETIIVEHNKLEKLIEQNFAEESTFDFDDDFDLDVDVDTSDPNKEEDTDKGDEAPIVKYINKLLIDAIRMGASDLHFEPYEKIYRVRYRVDGVLRQIATPPLQLANRLSSRLKVMSQMDISEKRVPQDGRIKLKLSKNKAIDFRVNSLPTLFGEKLVLRILDPSSAMLGIDALGYEPDQKELFMQALDKPQGMLLITGPTGSGKTVSLYTGLNILNREDTNISTAEDPVEINLQGINQVNVNNKVGLTFSVALKSFLRQDPDIVMVGEIRDLETAEIAVKAAQTGHMVMSTLHTNSAPETLTRLRNMGVPSFNIATSVNLVIAQRLARRLCSQCKKPADIPKQSLLEMGFTEEDLQNPEFQVYEPIGCSECREGYKGRVGVYEVMKVTPEISRIIMEDGNAIEIAEASARAGFNNLRRSGLLKVMQGVTSLQEVNRVTSE from the coding sequence ATGACAGCACTTCAGGGATCTATCCGATTTACAGGTTTTATTCGTCGTATTGTCGATGAGGGTCTTTTGTCTGCCGAACATATGCAGGCCGCTTTAATTAACTCCAAACGCGATAAAGTCGATATCGTGCCGTACTTGATTGAGCACCATAAAATTTCAGCAGCAATCATTGCAGAAAAAATTTCGACTGAATTTGGTGAACCTTTATTTGATATTAGCGCCTATGATCCGGCACAAATTCTACGCGATGAAATTGATGAAAAACTCATTACCAAGCATCGCATGCTGCCAATCTTTAAAAATTCCAGCATTTTATATATTGCCACCAGTAATCCGACCAATGTTGAAGCTGTGGATGCCGTTCGTTTCGCCACAAAACTCAATATTGAAACCATTATTGTTGAACACAACAAACTTGAAAAACTAATAGAACAAAACTTTGCTGAAGAAAGCACTTTCGATTTTGATGACGATTTTGACCTTGATGTTGATGTCGACACTTCTGATCCAAACAAAGAAGAAGATACAGACAAAGGCGATGAAGCTCCTATTGTAAAATACATCAATAAGTTATTGATCGATGCCATCCGCATGGGCGCATCAGATTTACACTTTGAGCCTTATGAAAAGATTTATCGTGTCCGTTATCGTGTCGATGGTGTATTGCGTCAAATTGCTACTCCGCCACTACAATTAGCCAATCGTCTTTCATCACGCTTAAAAGTCATGTCACAAATGGATATTTCTGAAAAACGTGTGCCTCAAGACGGTCGTATTAAATTAAAACTTTCCAAAAATAAAGCGATTGATTTCCGTGTGAACTCATTACCAACGCTCTTTGGTGAAAAGTTAGTATTACGTATTTTGGATCCATCCAGTGCGATGCTCGGCATTGATGCCTTGGGTTATGAACCTGATCAAAAAGAACTGTTTATGCAGGCTTTGGATAAACCGCAAGGAATGCTACTCATTACGGGTCCGACGGGTTCTGGTAAAACGGTTTCTTTATATACGGGCTTAAATATTCTCAATCGTGAAGATACCAATATTTCTACTGCCGAAGATCCAGTGGAAATTAACTTACAAGGCATTAATCAGGTTAACGTTAATAATAAAGTTGGTTTAACTTTCTCTGTCGCATTGAAGTCTTTCTTACGTCAAGATCCAGATATTGTCATGGTCGGTGAGATTCGAGACTTAGAAACAGCCGAAATCGCAGTTAAAGCGGCACAAACTGGACATATGGTGATGTCGACACTGCATACCAATAGTGCGCCAGAAACCTTAACGCGTTTACGTAATATGGGTGTGCCCTCTTTTAATATCGCGACCTCGGTCAATCTTGTGATCGCACAACGACTCGCACGTCGTTTATGCTCGCAATGCAAAAAACCAGCAGATATTCCAAAACAAAGTTTATTGGAAATGGGCTTTACCGAAGAAGACCTCCAAAATCCAGAGTTTCAGGTCTATGAACCCATTGGCTGTAGTGAATGCCGAGAAGGTTATAAAGGTCGTGTCGGTGTGTATGAAGTCATGAAAGTTACACCAGAAATTTCAAGAATTATTATGGAAGATGGCAATGCAATTGAGATTGCCGAAGCTTCCGCTCGTGCAGGTTTTAACAATTTACGCCGATCAGGTTTATTAAAGGTTATGCAGGGGGTGACTTCTTTACAGGAAGTCAATCGTGTGACCAGCGAATGA
- the coaE gene encoding dephospho-CoA kinase (Dephospho-CoA kinase (CoaE) performs the final step in coenzyme A biosynthesis.), which produces MKLIIGLTGGIGSGKSAASRWFENQGIVVVDADIVAREIVDIGQPALVEIAKTFGEDILLNDGALNRKALREIIFQSSDARQQLEAITHPAIRTSIIQQLNAAHSPYVILVSPLLFETNQHELTTRNLLIDASVELQIARATQRDGQNIEQIEKIIAAQMPREQKQQRADDIVLNDGQLAHLYASLRILHEKYLTLAQA; this is translated from the coding sequence TTGAAGTTGATTATTGGTCTCACCGGTGGAATTGGCAGTGGCAAGTCTGCGGCAAGTCGTTGGTTTGAAAATCAAGGCATTGTGGTGGTCGACGCAGATATTGTCGCACGAGAAATCGTGGATATCGGGCAGCCTGCTTTGGTTGAAATTGCGAAAACCTTTGGTGAGGACATTTTGCTGAATGACGGCGCTTTAAATCGAAAAGCCTTACGCGAGATTATTTTTCAGTCGAGTGATGCGCGGCAACAACTCGAAGCGATTACCCACCCTGCCATTCGTACCTCGATTATTCAACAGCTCAATGCTGCTCACAGCCCGTATGTGATTTTGGTGTCGCCGCTTTTATTTGAAACCAATCAGCATGAATTAACCACACGCAATTTACTGATTGATGCCTCGGTTGAATTACAAATTGCGCGTGCTACACAGCGTGATGGTCAAAATATCGAACAGATTGAAAAAATCATAGCAGCGCAAATGCCACGTGAACAAAAGCAACAGCGTGCTGATGATATTGTTTTAAATGACGGTCAGCTAGCGCATTTATACGCGTCCTTAAGGATCTTGCATGAAAAATATTTAACACTTGCTCAAGCTTAA
- the secG gene encoding preprotein translocase subunit SecG: MQTFVLVVHIILAVLMIGLILVQHGKGADAGASFGGGGAATVFGASGSGNFLTRVTAVLTALFFVTSLTLAIFAKKETTDAYSLKSISSTTSAPAQSNETSPTAPKGGE; the protein is encoded by the coding sequence ATGCAAACTTTTGTGCTAGTCGTACATATTATCTTGGCAGTTCTAATGATTGGTTTGATCTTAGTTCAGCATGGTAAGGGTGCGGATGCAGGTGCCTCATTCGGTGGTGGTGGTGCTGCAACCGTGTTTGGTGCATCAGGTTCAGGTAATTTCTTGACCCGTGTAACTGCTGTTTTAACGGCATTGTTTTTTGTCACAAGTTTGACGTTAGCGATTTTTGCCAAGAAAGAAACGACGGATGCTTATAGTCTAAAATCTATTTCTTCTACAACGTCAGCACCGGCTCAATCGAATGAAACTTCGCCAACTGCACCAAAGGGTGGTGAATAA
- the ppnP gene encoding pyrimidine/purine nucleoside phosphorylase gives MSAQFDHVSVVKKSNVYFGGLCISHIVQFEDGTKKTLGVILPTETALTFKTSVPERMEIISGECRVIIGDNTESELFRAGQSFYVAGDSFFKIETDDVLDYVCHFEG, from the coding sequence ATGTCAGCTCAGTTTGATCATGTATCTGTTGTAAAAAAATCGAATGTATATTTTGGCGGTTTGTGTATTAGCCATATTGTTCAGTTTGAAGATGGCACCAAAAAAACCTTAGGGGTTATTTTGCCAACAGAAACAGCACTGACATTTAAAACAAGTGTACCTGAGCGTATGGAAATTATTTCAGGTGAATGCCGTGTGATCATTGGCGATAACACTGAGAGTGAATTGTTCCGTGCCGGTCAATCTTTCTATGTGGCAGGTGATAGCTTCTTCAAAATCGAAACAGATGACGTACTCGATTACGTGTGCCATTTCGAAGGTTAA
- the ruvX gene encoding Holliday junction resolvase RuvX, producing MPDINAPQMIMAFDFGTQKTGMAVGQSLIESANPLALFPMKDGIPNWDELLKIVKQYQPTLFLVGLPLNMDDTESELSTRARKFARRLRHQTNIETLMVDERLTTREARHELDHYQAQGRGKKISADSIAAALFIESWYRNPQGVKP from the coding sequence ATGCCTGATATAAATGCGCCACAGATGATTATGGCGTTTGACTTTGGTACACAAAAAACCGGAATGGCAGTTGGACAATCACTGATTGAAAGTGCCAATCCACTGGCTTTATTTCCGATGAAAGATGGCATTCCAAATTGGGATGAGTTGCTAAAGATTGTAAAGCAATATCAACCGACACTATTTTTGGTCGGTTTACCGCTCAATATGGATGACACAGAATCCGAGCTGTCGACACGCGCACGTAAATTTGCCCGTCGTTTACGCCATCAAACCAATATTGAAACCTTGATGGTCGATGAACGTCTGACGACTCGTGAAGCGCGTCATGAATTGGATCATTATCAAGCGCAAGGACGCGGTAAAAAAATCTCTGCCGATAGTATTGCCGCAGCGTTATTTATTGAAAGTTGGTATCGTAATCCCCAAGGTGTAAAACCTTAA
- a CDS encoding prepilin peptidase, with protein MHDLLLYLTQTPTALYLVVGIFSLCIGSFLNVVIYRTPKMMEQEWRIDCQLFLHPEHPIIDEAKLSLSKPNSTCPKCHNPIRWYQNIPVISWLVLRGKCGNCQNPISIRYPFIEALTAVCSLIVVAVFGPTLQMLFGLILTYVLIALTFIDFDSQLLPDRYTLPLAALGLGINSYAIYTTPTMSIWGYIIGFLCLWVVYYLFKIITGKEGMGYGDFKLLAALGAWMGPLMLPLIVLLSSLVGAIIGIILLKVRKENQPFAFGPYIAIAGWIAFLWGEQIMKVYLGQ; from the coding sequence ATGCACGATTTACTCTTATATTTAACACAAACCCCAACTGCTCTGTATCTTGTGGTTGGGATTTTTAGTTTATGTATCGGCAGCTTTTTAAATGTCGTGATTTACCGCACACCGAAGATGATGGAGCAAGAATGGCGTATCGATTGTCAGCTGTTTTTGCATCCTGAACACCCCATTATTGATGAAGCCAAACTGAGTTTAAGCAAACCGAACTCTACCTGTCCAAAATGTCACAACCCAATTCGTTGGTATCAAAATATTCCGGTGATCAGTTGGTTAGTTCTACGTGGGAAATGTGGAAATTGTCAAAATCCGATTAGTATACGTTATCCATTCATTGAAGCTTTAACTGCAGTCTGCTCACTGATTGTCGTGGCGGTATTTGGTCCTACGCTTCAAATGCTGTTTGGCTTGATCCTCACTTATGTATTGATTGCACTCACCTTTATTGATTTTGATAGTCAGCTACTGCCTGATCGCTATACCCTTCCTCTTGCTGCACTTGGTTTAGGTATTAATAGCTATGCCATTTACACCACACCCACTATGTCAATTTGGGGATATATCATCGGCTTCTTATGCCTGTGGGTTGTGTATTACCTGTTTAAAATTATTACCGGCAAAGAAGGCATGGGCTATGGTGATTTCAAACTCTTAGCTGCATTAGGTGCATGGATGGGACCGCTCATGCTGCCCCTTATCGTGCTGTTATCTTCTTTGGTTGGGGCAATTATTGGGATTATTTTACTCAAAGTCCGTAAAGAAAATCAGCCTTTTGCATTCGGTCCTTATATCGCGATTGCAGGTTGGATTGCCTTTCTTTGGGGCGAACAAATTATGAAAGTTTATTTAGGACAATAA
- the tpiA gene encoding triose-phosphate isomerase, which produces MSVSTITPWVVGNWKMNPVQADALKLISDFKKLLERAPIAEEKCILGVAPISIALLQTQAELKTAGRAVHTVAQDLSRISATGAYTGEVSAELLADYGIQYVLVGHSERREIFAENAAILNAKIQNALNAGLTVIYCVGESLEQREAGQAEAVVLQQVCDIAAVVAAEQWQNIVIAYEPIWAIGTGKTASPDDAQTMHAQIRQGLKQITGYAETMAILYGGSVKPENAVELAACPDINGALVGGASLNAESFHQIAQAFANTQ; this is translated from the coding sequence ATGTCGGTGTCGACGATTACCCCTTGGGTAGTGGGCAACTGGAAAATGAATCCAGTACAAGCAGATGCATTGAAGTTAATCAGTGATTTTAAAAAATTACTTGAGCGCGCGCCCATTGCTGAAGAAAAATGTATTTTGGGTGTCGCACCGATTTCGATTGCTTTGTTGCAAACTCAAGCTGAATTAAAAACTGCAGGTCGTGCTGTTCATACTGTTGCCCAAGATTTGTCTCGTATTTCAGCGACAGGCGCATATACGGGTGAGGTCAGTGCAGAGCTATTAGCGGATTACGGTATTCAGTATGTATTGGTTGGACATTCAGAGCGTCGTGAAATTTTTGCTGAAAACGCGGCTATTTTGAATGCAAAGATTCAAAATGCGTTAAATGCAGGTTTAACCGTAATTTATTGCGTGGGCGAAAGTCTAGAGCAACGTGAAGCAGGGCAAGCAGAAGCTGTGGTATTGCAACAGGTTTGTGATATTGCCGCTGTCGTTGCGGCTGAGCAGTGGCAGAATATTGTCATTGCGTATGAGCCAATCTGGGCAATTGGTACAGGCAAAACTGCGTCACCCGATGATGCACAAACTATGCATGCGCAAATTCGCCAAGGCTTAAAACAAATTACCGGTTATGCAGAAACGATGGCGATTTTATATGGCGGTAGTGTAAAACCTGAAAATGCAGTAGAGTTAGCAGCCTGCCCTGATATCAACGGGGCATTGGTGGGTGGTGCATCACTCAATGCTGAGTCGTTCCATCAAATTGCTCAAGCATTTGCAAATACACAATAA
- a CDS encoding YqgE/AlgH family protein, translated as MPKQYLTHRCLIAPPEMSDDFFANTVIYLARHDEDGAQGIIINRPSGLQIRELLHDLDIEADHVNPHAVLQGGPLRPEAGFVLHTGQPTWHSSIAVGENVCITTSKDILDAIAHNEGVGRYQIALGYASWSKHQLEDEIARGDWLICESDMDLIFNLPYDDRWDAAYKKMGVDRTWLSSEIGHA; from the coding sequence GTGCCTAAACAATATCTGACACACCGTTGTCTGATTGCTCCACCAGAAATGAGTGACGATTTTTTTGCAAATACAGTCATTTATTTGGCACGCCATGATGAAGACGGCGCACAAGGAATTATCATTAATCGCCCTTCAGGTTTACAAATCAGAGAGTTACTGCATGATTTGGACATTGAAGCAGACCATGTCAATCCCCATGCTGTTTTGCAAGGCGGTCCCTTACGTCCAGAGGCTGGCTTTGTACTCCACACCGGACAACCGACTTGGCATTCATCCATCGCTGTCGGTGAAAATGTCTGTATTACGACATCTAAAGACATTTTAGATGCCATCGCGCATAATGAAGGCGTCGGTCGTTACCAAATTGCCCTCGGCTATGCGAGTTGGAGCAAACATCAACTTGAAGATGAAATTGCACGTGGCGATTGGCTGATTTGCGAATCTGATATGGATTTGATTTTTAATTTACCTTATGACGACCGCTGGGATGCCGCTTATAAAAAAATGGGCGTAGACCGCACATGGTTGTCTTCTGAGATTGGACATGCCTGA
- the recN gene encoding DNA repair protein RecN → MLTHLTLINFALAEHLAIDIDKGFNVLTGETGAGKSLLLDALSACLGERTDTNYVRYGSDKADVTASFSYQDSSPEALWLKEHELDDESREIHLRRVIFATGRSKAWINGRPSSLSELKEIGRLLVQLYSQHSQQQLLEPPYPRRWIDLYSNFYAPAQDVRQAYNAWQKSIRQHQAALDAQATRKQRIDTLELQLEELSDVVQIDYQEIEQEFDRLSHHEAIMQDCVYSLNGLDEAEQNINQEIGSIIRRLESHAGRSELLAQIHTSLLNAQSEIEDATSSLRHFMDRQSFDPERMEELNASLEIFHRLARKYRTQPELLKQEFETWQAELEQLHQLEDPETLAEQVNLSHEAFLAAAQHLDQIRREAAIPLAKQLTDQVKQLALPEAFFEFKFEALDEPSSEGLSNIQLLFTANKGMPAQPLAKVASGGELSRIALVMQVMNAEKTEAEVLVFDEIDVGISGGTAEIVGRLLGDLGQHVQILCITHQAQVAAQADQHLLVQKRQTDPASSTIYELDEDLRIQELARMTGGVEISETTLQHARQLRQLKFQHA, encoded by the coding sequence ATGCTGACACATTTAACTCTGATCAACTTTGCTTTAGCTGAACATTTGGCGATTGACATCGATAAAGGTTTTAACGTTCTGACCGGTGAAACGGGTGCAGGAAAATCCTTATTACTCGATGCCCTTTCTGCATGTTTAGGGGAACGAACGGATACCAATTATGTCCGTTATGGATCAGATAAAGCCGATGTGACGGCAAGTTTTAGCTATCAAGACAGCAGCCCTGAAGCCCTTTGGCTAAAAGAACATGAGTTAGATGATGAATCGCGAGAGATCCATTTACGTCGAGTCATTTTTGCCACAGGTCGTAGTAAAGCTTGGATCAATGGCCGACCAAGCAGCTTGTCTGAACTCAAAGAAATTGGACGACTGTTGGTGCAACTGTATAGTCAGCACAGCCAACAACAATTATTAGAACCACCTTATCCACGACGTTGGATTGATCTGTATAGTAATTTTTATGCGCCTGCTCAAGACGTGCGTCAAGCTTACAACGCTTGGCAAAAAAGCATTCGTCAGCATCAAGCGGCCTTAGATGCACAAGCGACCCGTAAGCAACGTATAGATACTTTAGAGTTACAACTTGAAGAACTCAGCGATGTCGTACAAATTGATTATCAAGAAATTGAACAAGAGTTTGATCGACTATCGCATCATGAAGCCATTATGCAAGACTGTGTCTATAGCCTGAATGGTTTAGACGAAGCTGAACAAAATATCAATCAAGAAATCGGCTCCATTATTCGTCGTCTTGAAAGTCATGCCGGACGGAGTGAATTGCTCGCTCAAATTCACACCTCTTTATTGAATGCACAAAGTGAAATTGAAGATGCGACTTCAAGCCTACGCCATTTCATGGATCGCCAAAGTTTCGACCCTGAACGTATGGAAGAACTGAATGCGTCACTCGAAATTTTCCACCGGTTAGCCCGTAAATATCGTACTCAGCCTGAATTACTCAAACAAGAATTTGAAACATGGCAAGCCGAACTTGAGCAATTGCATCAGCTTGAAGATCCGGAAACATTGGCTGAGCAAGTCAATCTTTCCCATGAAGCATTTTTGGCTGCCGCACAACATTTGGATCAGATCCGCCGTGAAGCTGCCATTCCATTGGCAAAGCAATTAACCGACCAAGTCAAACAATTGGCATTGCCTGAAGCGTTCTTTGAGTTCAAATTCGAAGCGTTGGATGAACCATCAAGCGAAGGTTTAAGTAATATTCAATTGCTGTTTACTGCCAATAAAGGTATGCCGGCACAACCGCTTGCCAAAGTGGCATCGGGTGGTGAATTGTCACGTATTGCTTTGGTCATGCAAGTGATGAATGCAGAAAAAACCGAAGCTGAAGTCTTGGTCTTTGACGAAATTGATGTCGGTATTAGTGGCGGTACGGCAGAAATTGTCGGTCGCCTATTGGGTGATTTAGGACAACACGTACAAATTCTGTGTATTACCCATCAGGCACAAGTTGCAGCACAAGCTGACCAACATTTATTGGTGCAGAAACGTCAGACTGATCCTGCAAGCAGTACCATCTATGAGTTAGATGAAGATCTACGTATTCAGGAACTTGCCCGTATGACTGGTGGTGTAGAAATTAGTGAAACGACCTTGCAGCATGCACGCCAATTACGCCAACTCAAATTTCAACATGCATAA